A region of bacterium DNA encodes the following proteins:
- a CDS encoding extracellular matrix/biofilm biosynthesis regulator RemA family protein gives MYVHLGGEVVVPIQEIVGIFDARMLEGNDDNDRFLASARASGRMVVEIKSEDRKSVVVTTHGVYASAISSLTLVRRVMNVQWGLGGAEG, from the coding sequence GTGTATGTCCACCTCGGAGGCGAAGTGGTCGTTCCGATCCAAGAGATCGTCGGCATTTTCGACGCCCGCATGCTCGAGGGAAACGATGATAACGATCGATTTCTGGCATCCGCAAGAGCCAGCGGCCGAATGGTGGTCGAAATCAAATCAGAGGATCGAAAATCGGTTGTTGTGACGACGCATGGGGTGTACGCTTCGGCGATTTCCTCGTTGACCCTGGTCAGGAGAGTTATGAATGTACAGTGGGGCCTTGGCGGCGCAGAAGGCTGA
- a CDS encoding DUF721 domain-containing protein: MYALKELLGDALTALMGPRRARQAAVLDLWAEVVGDARARHARAVGVRGSVLVVATDLPAVYYELGLKRRALVQTLNQRAGGEAITEIDIVMRPLGRSGDAGTSDGRGGR; the protein is encoded by the coding sequence GTGTACGCGCTTAAGGAACTGTTGGGCGACGCACTCACCGCGTTGATGGGGCCGAGGCGCGCCAGGCAGGCCGCGGTGCTAGACTTGTGGGCAGAGGTCGTTGGGGATGCCCGTGCGCGGCATGCCAGGGCCGTGGGCGTCCGCGGCAGTGTGCTCGTGGTGGCGACCGACCTCCCGGCCGTGTACTACGAGCTCGGGCTCAAACGCCGGGCGCTGGTCCAGACCCTGAACCAACGGGCCGGAGGCGAGGCGATTACCGAGATCGACATCGTCATGCGACCGCTTGGACGATCCGGCGATGCCGGAACGTCGGACGGCCGCGGCGGCCGGTAG
- the recF gene encoding DNA replication/repair protein RecF: MGSSSGAAAASSGLATWWRRAGGSTGLRLVELRLRDFRNYASQDVALEDGVTVFCGPNAQGKSNLLESVYTVAVGRSPRAGADAEFVRFGQDRAYVRAVVDGVRPSVLEVAFDRATGEKRIKVNGVQAQRGQLLGRLAVVLAGPLDDEVIRGVPGHRRRLMDAALSQVSPSYYFHLARYLRVVRQRNRLLKADAVPAALAPWDDQLVQLGATIVERRREFVTVLAARAHARHARIAGGDEQLDVTYVDTTGAGGAEDERRALERALAARRTDERRRRTSLVGPHRDDLRLTVNGVDLRMFGSRGQQHTAALSLRLGEIELLRDELDEWPVVLLDDVLADLDPSRQALLLREVSGPQVLMTHTSLPDSPGTPLRHFLVRDGALAEGRGVRA, encoded by the coding sequence ATGGGGTCGTCGAGCGGCGCCGCGGCCGCCAGCTCGGGCCTGGCGACCTGGTGGCGGCGGGCGGGCGGGAGTACAGGGTTGCGCCTCGTTGAGCTTCGCCTGAGAGATTTCCGGAACTACGCGTCCCAGGACGTGGCGCTCGAAGACGGCGTCACGGTTTTCTGCGGACCGAACGCACAGGGCAAGAGTAATCTGCTCGAGTCTGTGTACACCGTGGCGGTGGGCCGCAGTCCGCGCGCCGGCGCGGACGCGGAGTTCGTGCGATTCGGCCAGGACCGCGCCTATGTGCGCGCCGTCGTCGACGGCGTGCGGCCGAGCGTGCTGGAGGTCGCGTTCGACCGGGCGACCGGTGAGAAGCGCATCAAGGTGAACGGCGTCCAAGCGCAGCGCGGCCAGCTCCTCGGGCGCCTGGCGGTGGTGCTAGCCGGCCCGCTGGACGACGAAGTCATCCGGGGCGTGCCTGGCCATCGCCGGCGTCTGATGGACGCGGCGCTGAGCCAGGTGAGCCCGTCGTACTACTTCCATCTGGCGCGTTACCTGCGGGTGGTTCGCCAGCGGAACCGGTTGTTGAAGGCGGATGCCGTGCCCGCGGCGCTGGCGCCGTGGGACGATCAACTCGTCCAGTTGGGCGCGACGATCGTGGAACGGCGTCGGGAGTTTGTCACCGTGCTGGCCGCGCGGGCGCACGCGCGCCACGCGCGCATCGCCGGCGGGGACGAGCAGTTGGACGTGACCTATGTGGATACGACCGGCGCGGGGGGCGCCGAGGATGAGCGGCGCGCGCTTGAGCGCGCGCTCGCGGCGCGGCGAACTGACGAGCGGCGACGGCGCACCAGCCTTGTGGGTCCGCATCGCGACGACCTGCGGCTGACTGTGAACGGCGTCGATCTCAGAATGTTCGGCTCGCGCGGCCAGCAGCATACGGCCGCGCTCAGCCTCCGGCTGGGGGAGATCGAACTGCTGCGCGACGAACTCGACGAGTGGCCGGTCGTGTTGCTGGACGACGTGCTCGCAGATCTGGATCCGTCCAGACAGGCGCTGCTGCTTCGGGAAGTCTCGGGCCCGCAGGTGCTGATGACGCACACGAGTCTGCCCGACTCGCCAGGGACACCGCTGCGTCACTTCCTGGTGCGCGACGGGGCGCTCGCGGAGGGTCGCGGTGTACGCGCTTAA
- a CDS encoding RNA-binding S4 domain-containing protein, which yields MAKAAVRVSISTPRITLGEFLKWAGIAGTGGAAKVLVQRGQVAVNGVVERRRGRQLGPGDLVAAGGREYRVAPR from the coding sequence GTGGCCAAGGCGGCGGTTCGGGTTTCCATCTCGACGCCGCGGATTACGCTCGGCGAATTTTTGAAGTGGGCGGGGATCGCCGGCACCGGCGGCGCGGCCAAAGTGCTCGTGCAGCGGGGACAGGTGGCCGTCAATGGGGTCGTCGAGCGGCGCCGCGGCCGCCAGCTCGGGCCTGGCGACCTGGTGGCGGCGGGCGGGCGGGAGTACAGGGTTGCGCCTCGTTGA
- the dnaN gene encoding DNA polymerase III subunit beta, translated as MRLQCSQEQLLRSVQTVGRAISPRASMPILGNILIEASKNVVKIAATDLELGIESHIQSKVQEEGAVTLPARIFTDIVSNLPESPVDIAVEEGDAKALITCDAVKFELVGLPSTDFPLMPSGDGHVLIKIDGGLLRTMIRQTSFAVSSDETRPFLTGVYMVLEGGSGQLVATDGGRLALRRAKISGEPRGKIAAIVPNKTMAELVRVLASAEGEVTIASQENQLVFSLPGLRFVSRLIAGQFPNYEQVIPKEFKQRIKIGTERLLRGVRRASITARDSANVVRLNASGDTLTISSNTPDVGKAQEDIPVQVEGEAIPVAFNAKFLMDALGNMDAAEVTLELTGPLSPGALRPVDHADYVYVLAPVRVYG; from the coding sequence ATGCGCCTACAGTGCTCCCAAGAGCAACTCCTTCGAAGCGTGCAGACTGTAGGTCGGGCCATCTCGCCGAGGGCGAGCATGCCCATCCTTGGGAATATACTAATTGAAGCGTCGAAAAACGTCGTAAAGATAGCTGCGACTGATCTAGAACTCGGAATCGAGTCTCATATTCAGTCCAAGGTTCAGGAGGAGGGCGCCGTTACTCTTCCTGCCAGAATATTCACAGATATTGTCTCAAACTTACCTGAATCTCCTGTGGATATTGCCGTAGAAGAGGGAGATGCCAAGGCCCTGATCACCTGCGATGCTGTGAAATTCGAGCTCGTGGGCCTACCTAGTACGGATTTTCCTCTAATGCCGTCCGGTGACGGTCACGTTCTGATTAAGATCGACGGGGGGCTCCTCCGGACCATGATTCGGCAGACGAGCTTTGCCGTATCGTCTGATGAAACGCGGCCATTTCTGACCGGAGTGTACATGGTGCTTGAGGGCGGCTCCGGGCAACTTGTCGCGACCGACGGGGGCAGGTTGGCACTCCGCCGGGCGAAGATCTCCGGGGAGCCACGAGGGAAGATCGCGGCAATCGTGCCCAACAAGACCATGGCAGAGTTGGTGCGTGTGCTGGCGTCGGCGGAGGGGGAGGTCACGATCGCTTCTCAAGAAAACCAGTTGGTGTTTTCGTTGCCGGGGCTGCGATTCGTGTCGCGCCTAATCGCGGGCCAGTTCCCGAACTACGAACAGGTGATTCCCAAAGAGTTCAAGCAACGAATCAAGATCGGGACCGAGCGTTTGCTCCGTGGAGTGCGAAGGGCGAGCATCACCGCGAGAGACTCCGCGAACGTCGTTCGCCTGAATGCCTCCGGGGACACACTGACGATCAGTTCCAACACACCCGATGTTGGGAAAGCCCAGGAGGACATCCCGGTCCAGGTGGAGGGCGAGGCGATTCCGGTCGCCTTCAACGCGAAATTTCTCATGGACGCGCTCGGGAACATGGATGCCGCCGAGGTGACGTTGGAGCTGACGGGACCGCTCAGCCCCGGGGCGCTCCGCCCTGTGGACCATGCCGACTACGTGTACGTGCTCGCGCCCGTGCGGGTGTACGGCTAG